In a genomic window of Saccharothrix sp. HUAS TT1:
- a CDS encoding potassium/proton antiporter, with translation MGDVTGYLGIAAAVLLLSVLAVRVSIRLGLPSLLLYLGIGLLLGEAVLGIQFEDAGLTRSLGTVALVLILTEGGLTTRWSAVRPALGLGIALSTVAVGVSIAVTGLALHLLLDMDWRTALLWGAVLSSTDAAAVFSVLRGVGVGKRLIGALELESGINDAPVYIAVVLLAAPDPITWTAPLLMGYELVAGAIVGVVLGWVGGIALRRAALPATGLYPLATVAVCLLAYTVGDLAHASGFLAVYIAALVLGNARLPHRADTLSFAEGLGWIAQIGLFVLLGLYASPGRLLDVLVPALVAGAVLVLFARPLSVLCASLPFRVPWREQVFISWSGLRGAVPIVFALIPLIQQVPGAQRLVDAVFVLVVVLTLVQGTSLPWLAKWLGLVKSGEAHEVQVDSSALDDLGAELLQVRIQPGSKLHGVYLSELRLPPGSSVSLVVREEKGFTPQPTTRLQEHDQLLVVCTEAMRTATEQRIRAVDRAGRFARWKGDVGLP, from the coding sequence GTGGGCGATGTGACGGGCTACCTGGGCATCGCCGCCGCGGTACTCCTGCTCTCGGTGCTCGCGGTCCGCGTGTCGATCCGGCTGGGCCTGCCGTCCCTGCTGCTCTACCTCGGGATCGGGTTGCTGCTCGGTGAAGCGGTGCTGGGCATCCAGTTCGAGGACGCCGGCCTCACCCGCTCGCTGGGCACGGTCGCGCTCGTGCTGATCCTCACCGAGGGCGGTCTCACCACCCGGTGGAGCGCGGTCAGACCGGCGCTGGGCCTGGGCATCGCGCTGTCCACGGTGGCCGTCGGCGTGAGCATCGCGGTCACCGGGCTCGCGCTGCACCTCCTGCTGGACATGGACTGGCGCACCGCCCTGCTGTGGGGCGCGGTGCTGTCGTCCACCGACGCCGCCGCCGTGTTCAGCGTGCTGCGCGGGGTGGGCGTGGGCAAGCGGCTGATCGGCGCGCTGGAGCTGGAGTCCGGCATCAACGACGCGCCGGTGTACATCGCCGTCGTGCTGCTCGCCGCGCCCGACCCGATCACCTGGACCGCGCCGCTGCTGATGGGCTACGAGCTGGTCGCGGGCGCGATCGTCGGCGTCGTGCTGGGCTGGGTCGGCGGCATCGCGCTGCGCCGGGCCGCGCTGCCCGCCACCGGCCTGTACCCGCTGGCCACGGTCGCGGTGTGCCTGCTCGCCTACACCGTCGGCGACCTCGCGCACGCGTCCGGCTTCCTCGCCGTCTACATCGCCGCGCTGGTGCTCGGCAACGCCCGCCTGCCGCACCGGGCCGACACCCTGTCGTTCGCCGAGGGCCTGGGCTGGATCGCGCAGATCGGCCTGTTCGTGCTGCTCGGCCTGTACGCGTCGCCCGGGCGGCTGCTCGACGTGCTGGTGCCCGCGCTGGTCGCGGGCGCGGTGCTGGTGCTGTTCGCCCGGCCGCTGTCGGTGCTGTGCGCGTCGCTGCCGTTCCGAGTGCCCTGGCGGGAGCAGGTGTTCATCTCGTGGTCCGGGCTGCGCGGCGCGGTGCCGATCGTGTTCGCCCTGATCCCGCTGATCCAGCAGGTGCCCGGCGCGCAACGCCTGGTCGACGCGGTGTTCGTGCTGGTCGTGGTGCTGACCCTGGTGCAGGGCACGAGCCTGCCGTGGCTGGCCAAGTGGCTCGGCCTGGTCAAGTCCGGCGAGGCGCACGAGGTGCAGGTGGACTCGTCGGCGCTGGACGACCTCGGCGCGGAACTGCTCCAGGTCCGCATCCAGCCCGGCTCCAAGCTGCACGGCGTGTACCTGTCCGAGCTGCGGCTGCCACCGGGTTCGTCGGTGAGCCTGGTGGTGCGCGAGGAGAAGGGCTTCACGCCGCAGCCGACGACCCGGCTCCAGGAGCACGACCAGCTGCTGGTGGTGTGCACGGAGGCCATGCGCACGGCCACCGAGCAGCGCATCCGGGCCGTGGACCGGGCGGGTCGGTTCGCGCGCTGGAAGGGCGACGTCGGCCTGCCGTGA
- a CDS encoding aminotransferase class V-fold PLP-dependent enzyme, with protein sequence MTIAVPRPAFVARPEKPALPRVVGSSLRVPLVTGERVEYANLDHAASAPCLEQVRDAVDEVLPWYASVHRGAGFASQVSTKVYEQARTSVRRFLNARATDAVVFARNTTDALNLLARSLPKRTAVILFDTDHHAALLPWRGPDVRRLRTPGSPAQAVLELDRALREAPVGPRLVVVTGASNVTGEVWPVAELSRVARRHGARIALDAAQLAPHRPVDVRALDVDYTVLSGHKVYAPFGAGVLVGRSDWLQAAEPYLVGGGATARVTDHGDRLGVAWSAVPERHEAGTPNVVGVHALAVACDVLGRHWEQTTEHERVLLARLRAGLATVPGARELALFGPDQDRVGVVSFTVGGQDAGYLAAALSAEHGIGVRDGAFCAHVAVHRLAHGERALRASIGLGTTEEHVDRFVAALRTLVTEGSRWEYEVREGRWTPVDDERALPPFLR encoded by the coding sequence ATGACCATCGCAGTTCCCCGACCCGCGTTCGTCGCCCGACCGGAGAAGCCGGCGCTGCCCCGCGTCGTCGGCTCCTCGCTGCGCGTCCCGCTGGTGACCGGCGAGCGCGTCGAGTACGCCAACCTCGACCACGCGGCCAGCGCGCCGTGCCTGGAGCAGGTCCGCGACGCCGTCGACGAGGTGCTGCCCTGGTACGCCAGCGTGCACCGGGGCGCGGGCTTCGCCTCCCAGGTCAGCACCAAGGTCTACGAGCAGGCGCGCACGTCGGTCCGGCGGTTCCTCAACGCCCGCGCGACCGACGCCGTCGTGTTCGCCCGCAACACGACCGACGCGCTGAACCTGCTGGCCAGGAGCCTGCCGAAGCGCACGGCCGTGATCCTGTTCGACACCGACCACCACGCCGCGCTGCTGCCGTGGCGCGGCCCGGACGTCCGCCGCCTGCGCACCCCCGGCTCGCCCGCCCAGGCGGTGCTGGAGCTGGACCGGGCGCTGCGCGAGGCCCCGGTCGGGCCCCGGCTGGTCGTGGTGACCGGCGCGTCCAACGTGACCGGCGAGGTGTGGCCGGTGGCCGAGCTGTCCCGGGTGGCGCGCCGGCACGGCGCCCGGATCGCCCTGGACGCGGCCCAGCTCGCGCCGCACCGGCCGGTGGACGTGCGCGCGCTCGACGTCGACTACACCGTGCTGTCCGGGCACAAGGTCTACGCGCCGTTCGGGGCGGGTGTGCTGGTCGGCAGGTCCGACTGGTTGCAGGCGGCCGAGCCGTACCTGGTCGGCGGCGGCGCGACGGCCCGCGTCACCGACCACGGCGACCGGCTGGGCGTGGCCTGGTCGGCGGTGCCCGAGCGGCACGAGGCGGGCACGCCGAACGTGGTCGGCGTGCACGCCCTGGCCGTGGCGTGCGACGTGCTGGGACGGCACTGGGAGCAGACCACCGAGCACGAGCGCGTGCTGCTGGCCAGGTTGCGCGCGGGGCTGGCGACCGTGCCGGGCGCGCGCGAACTGGCGCTGTTCGGCCCCGACCAGGACCGGGTCGGCGTGGTGAGCTTCACCGTCGGCGGTCAGGACGCGGGCTACCTGGCCGCCGCCCTGTCGGCGGAACACGGCATCGGCGTGCGCGACGGCGCGTTCTGCGCTCACGTGGCCGTGCACCGGCTCGCGCACGGTGAGCGCGCGCTGCGCGCGTCCATCGGCCTGGGCACGACCGAGGAGCACGTGGACCGCTTCGTGGCCGCGCTGCGCACGCTCGTCACCGAGGGTTCGCGGTGGGAGTACGAGGTCCGGGAAGGCCGCTGGACGCCGGTGGACGACGAGCGCGCGCTCCCGCCGTTCCTGCGCTGA
- the lspA gene encoding signal peptidase II yields MSTDPNTEPDTPDQPDAPLPKRRVLLLAVIAPLVLALDLVTKIIAVEELEGREPVELLGGLLYLPLIRNTGAAFGLAEGWTVILALIAFGVVVFILWIARRLRSVGWAIGLGLVLGGATGNLVDRIFRAPGPLRGGVVDFISVLDPWGNFFPVFNLADSAICVGGGVIVLMALLQRDYDGTRVEKKPSGKKAGA; encoded by the coding sequence GTGAGCACCGATCCCAACACCGAGCCGGACACGCCGGACCAGCCGGACGCACCGCTGCCGAAGCGCCGGGTCCTCCTGCTGGCCGTCATCGCGCCGCTGGTGTTGGCCCTCGACCTGGTCACCAAGATCATCGCGGTGGAGGAGCTGGAGGGGCGTGAGCCGGTCGAACTGCTCGGCGGCCTGCTCTACCTGCCGCTGATCCGCAACACCGGCGCCGCGTTCGGGCTGGCCGAGGGCTGGACGGTGATCCTCGCCCTGATCGCGTTCGGCGTGGTCGTGTTCATCCTGTGGATCGCGCGCCGGCTGCGGTCGGTCGGCTGGGCCATCGGCCTCGGCCTGGTGCTCGGCGGCGCGACGGGCAACCTGGTGGACCGCATCTTCCGCGCGCCCGGCCCGCTGCGCGGCGGCGTGGTCGACTTCATCTCGGTGCTCGACCCGTGGGGCAACTTCTTCCCGGTGTTCAACCTGGCCGACTCGGCCATCTGCGTGGGCGGCGGCGTGATCGTGCTGATGGCGCTGCTCCAGCGGGACTACGACGGCACCCGCGTGGAGAAGAAGCCCAGCGGGAAGAAGGCGGGCGCATGA
- a CDS encoding RluA family pseudouridine synthase: MSGYRTLPVPDGLDGMRVDAGLAKLLGLSRTVVAALTESGDVVLDGQPAGKSDRLVAGAVLEVTLPEPERPVQVQAVPVEGLVVLHEDDDIIVVDKPVGVAVHPSPGWTGPTVVGGLAAAGIRIATSGAAERQGVVHRLDVGTTGVMVVAKSEGAYSALKHAFKERTVDKLYHALVQGHPDPIKGTIDAPIDRHPKHDYKFAVMANGKPSITHYEVVEAFRAASLLDVHLETGRTHQIRVHFSALRHPCVGDLTYGADPVLAKRLGVTRQWLHARTLGFHHPADGQWVSFTSEYPADLADALESLRAEGY, from the coding sequence ATGAGCGGTTATCGAACCCTCCCGGTCCCGGACGGCCTGGACGGGATGCGGGTCGACGCGGGCCTGGCCAAGCTCCTCGGCCTGTCCCGCACGGTGGTCGCCGCGCTGACCGAGTCGGGTGACGTCGTGCTCGACGGGCAGCCCGCGGGCAAGTCGGACCGGCTGGTCGCGGGCGCCGTGCTGGAGGTCACCCTCCCCGAGCCCGAGCGCCCGGTCCAGGTGCAGGCCGTGCCCGTGGAGGGCCTGGTGGTCCTGCACGAGGACGACGACATCATCGTGGTGGACAAGCCGGTCGGCGTGGCCGTGCACCCCAGCCCCGGCTGGACCGGTCCGACCGTGGTCGGCGGCCTCGCGGCGGCGGGCATCCGGATCGCCACGTCGGGCGCGGCCGAGCGCCAGGGCGTCGTGCACCGGCTGGACGTCGGCACCACCGGCGTGATGGTGGTGGCCAAGAGCGAGGGCGCCTACTCGGCGTTGAAGCACGCGTTCAAGGAGCGCACGGTCGACAAGCTCTACCACGCGCTCGTGCAGGGCCACCCGGACCCGATCAAGGGCACCATCGACGCCCCGATCGACCGGCACCCCAAGCACGACTACAAGTTCGCCGTGATGGCCAACGGCAAGCCGAGCATCACGCACTACGAGGTGGTGGAGGCGTTCCGGGCCGCGTCGCTGCTCGACGTGCACCTGGAGACCGGCCGCACCCACCAGATCCGGGTGCACTTCTCCGCGCTGCGGCACCCGTGCGTCGGCGACCTGACCTACGGCGCCGACCCGGTGCTGGCCAAGCGCCTCGGCGTGACCCGGCAGTGGCTGCACGCCCGGACGCTGGGCTTCCACCACCCGGCCGACGGCCAGTGGGTGTCGTTCACCAGCGAGTACCCCGCCGACCTGGCGGACGCCCTGGAGTCGTTGCGCGCAGAGGGTTACTGA
- a CDS encoding multidrug effflux MFS transporter, with protein sequence MDNRSRLVALLGALCLLGPLSIDTYLPAFPGIARDFGSTESQIQLSLTTFIIGLSVGQLLVGPLSDSWGRRRPLLVGIGCYVVMSVFCAVAPSALALSGLRLLQGIGVAAGFVVAMAVARDRFEGLAMARFMSMMMLVNSLGPVVAPVLGGQLLRFTSWRGTFVVLAVIGLVLLVTLAVGLPETLPRDKRRPANLLLTLKVFGGLLADRKFLGYALASALALGSLFGYVAGASFVLQGVYGLTPQQFSLVFGANSVAIVLAGLLNTRLTGRIMPRSLLKAGLAGAAVGGFGLLAGGLVGGGLATFLPPLFVLTMSVGLLMPNAGALAMARHPEAAGSASAVLGVTTFLVGGLMAPLVGAGGSASVLPMVTVMAGATTLAVLLFATMTRGDVGITRETESAPA encoded by the coding sequence ATGGACAACAGGTCCCGACTGGTGGCGCTCCTCGGCGCCCTGTGCCTGCTCGGACCGCTCTCGATCGACACGTACCTGCCCGCGTTCCCCGGCATCGCCCGGGACTTCGGCTCGACCGAGTCGCAGATCCAGCTGTCGCTGACCACGTTCATCATCGGCCTGTCGGTCGGCCAGCTGCTGGTCGGCCCGCTGTCCGACTCGTGGGGCAGGCGCCGGCCGCTGCTGGTCGGCATCGGCTGCTACGTCGTGATGTCGGTCTTCTGCGCGGTCGCGCCCAGCGCGTTGGCGCTCTCCGGGCTGCGGCTGCTGCAGGGGATCGGCGTGGCGGCCGGGTTCGTGGTGGCGATGGCGGTGGCGCGCGACCGGTTCGAGGGCCTGGCGATGGCGCGGTTCATGTCGATGATGATGCTGGTCAACAGCCTGGGCCCGGTGGTGGCGCCGGTGCTGGGCGGCCAGCTGCTGCGGTTCACCAGCTGGCGCGGCACGTTCGTCGTGCTCGCCGTGATCGGGCTGGTCCTGCTGGTGACCCTGGCCGTCGGCCTGCCGGAGACGCTGCCGCGCGACAAGCGGCGGCCGGCGAACCTGCTGCTCACGCTGAAGGTGTTCGGCGGGTTGCTGGCCGACCGCAAGTTCCTCGGCTACGCCCTGGCGTCGGCGCTGGCCCTCGGCTCGCTGTTCGGCTACGTCGCCGGGGCGTCGTTCGTGCTGCAGGGGGTGTACGGGCTGACGCCGCAGCAGTTCAGCCTGGTGTTCGGGGCGAACTCGGTGGCGATCGTGCTGGCCGGCCTGCTCAACACCAGGCTGACCGGCCGGATCATGCCCCGGTCGCTGCTCAAGGCCGGGCTGGCGGGTGCGGCGGTCGGCGGGTTCGGGCTGCTGGCCGGCGGGCTGGTGGGTGGTGGGCTGGCGACGTTCCTGCCGCCGCTGTTCGTGCTCACGATGAGCGTCGGCCTGCTCATGCCGAACGCCGGCGCGCTGGCGATGGCCCGCCACCCGGAGGCGGCGGGCAGCGCGTCGGCCGTGCTGGGCGTGACGACGTTCCTGGTGGGCGGCCTGATGGCGCCGCTGGTCGGCGCGGGCGGGTCGGCGAGCGTGCTGCCGATGGTGACCGTGATGGCGGGCGCGACGACCCTGGCGGTGCTGCTGTTCGCCACGATGACCAGGGGCGACGTGGGGATCACCCGGGAAACCGAGTCCGCGCCTGCCTGA
- a CDS encoding AsnC family protein, producing MVAPDPVDARLLAMIAEMGRAAVHEVAARLGMDPREAATRLITLSGSGLPLLVGVECDPNGIRKALANSVAWGNYSGPGGQAVRGTPSGPYPPAPGTVQGTPSGSYPGHPVPQGPPSTPFPAQQPVSSGPARVPEPMSTWGVPGTSGWARGDQAPAPRSRTGKIGSTLETEGLEGARFTIQLVEVVDPADFLFTAAGYKLAPGERAVVVHTELANTGQVPFNALPDMYLVLMTNKGETVGKAPVSLSSRPPHKIGVQPGETAGGHTVYVLPEDTVIFSVRWSSRPETDLNTLVWTIDD from the coding sequence GTGGTAGCGCCGGACCCCGTCGACGCCCGTCTCCTGGCCATGATCGCCGAGATGGGCCGCGCCGCCGTGCACGAGGTGGCCGCGCGCCTGGGCATGGACCCGCGGGAGGCCGCCACCCGGTTGATCACGTTGTCCGGCAGCGGGTTGCCGCTGCTCGTCGGCGTGGAGTGCGACCCGAACGGCATCCGCAAGGCGCTGGCCAACAGCGTGGCGTGGGGCAACTACTCGGGCCCCGGCGGCCAGGCCGTCCGCGGCACGCCGAGCGGCCCGTACCCGCCCGCCCCGGGCACGGTGCAGGGCACGCCGTCCGGCTCCTACCCCGGCCACCCCGTCCCGCAGGGCCCGCCCAGCACGCCGTTCCCGGCGCAGCAGCCGGTGTCGTCCGGTCCGGCGCGCGTGCCGGAGCCGATGAGCACCTGGGGCGTGCCCGGCACGTCCGGCTGGGCGCGCGGCGACCAGGCGCCCGCGCCGCGCTCGCGCACCGGCAAGATCGGCAGCACGCTGGAGACCGAGGGCCTGGAGGGCGCCCGGTTCACCATCCAGCTGGTCGAGGTGGTCGACCCGGCGGACTTCCTGTTCACCGCGGCCGGCTACAAGCTGGCGCCCGGCGAGCGGGCCGTGGTGGTGCACACGGAGCTGGCGAACACCGGTCAGGTGCCGTTCAACGCCCTGCCCGACATGTACCTGGTGCTGATGACCAACAAGGGCGAGACGGTCGGCAAGGCGCCCGTGTCGCTGTCGTCCAGGCCGCCGCACAAGATCGGCGTGCAGCCGGGCGAGACGGCCGGCGGGCACACCGTCTACGTGCTGCCGGAGGACACGGTGATCTTCTCGGTGCGCTGGAGCTCGCGCCCGGAGACCGACCTCAACACGCTGGTCTGGACGATCGACGACTGA